In a genomic window of Nomascus leucogenys isolate Asia chromosome 4, Asia_NLE_v1, whole genome shotgun sequence:
- the RPL17 gene encoding 60S ribosomal protein L17, which yields MVRYSLDPENPTKSCKSRGSNLRVHFKNTRETAQAIKGMHIRKATKYLKDVTLQKQCVPFRRYNGGVGRCAQAKQWGWTQGRWPKKSAEFLLHMLKNAESNAELKGLDVDSLVIEHIQVNKAPKMRRRTYRAHGRINPYMSSPCHIEMILTEKEQIVPKPEEEVAQKKKISQKKLKKQKLMARE from the exons ATGGTTCGCTATTCACTTGACCCGGAGAACCCCACGAAAT CATGCAAATCAAGAGGTTCCAATCTTCGTGTTCACTTTAAG AACACTCGTGAAACTGCTCAGGCCATCAAGGGTATGCATATACGAAAAGCCACGAAGTATCTGAAAGATGTCACTTTACAGAAACAGTGCGTACCATTCCGACGTTACAATGGTGGAGTTGGCAGGTGTGCGCAG GCCAAGCAGTGGGGCTGGACACAAGGTCGGTGGCCAAAAAAGAGTGCTGAATTTTTGCTGCACATGCTTAAAAACGCAGAGAGTAATGCTGAACTTAAG gGTTTAGACGTAGATTCTCTGGTCATTGAGCATATCCAAGTGAACAAAGCACCTAAGATGCGCCGCCGGACCTACAGAGCTCATGGTCGGATTAACCCATACATGAGCTCTCCCTGCCACATTGAGATGATCCTTACGGAAAAGGAACAGATTGTTCCTAAACCAGAAGAGGAGGTTGCCCAGAAGAAAAAG atatcccagaagaaactgaagaaacaaaaacttatggCACGGGAGTAA
- the C4H18orf32 gene encoding UPF0729 protein C18orf32 homolog — translation MVCIPCIVIPVLLWIYKKFLEPYIYPLVSPFVSRIWPKKAIQESNDTNKGKVDCKGADMNGLPTKGPTEISDKKKD, via the exons ATGGTGTGCATTCCTTGTATCGTCATTCCAGTTCTGCTCTGGATCTACAAAAAATTCCTGGAGCCATACATATACCCTCTGGTTTCCCCCTTCGTTAGTCGTATATGGCCTAAGAAAGCAATACAGGAATCCAATGATACAAACAAAGGCAAAGTGGACTGTAAG ggTGCAGACATGAATGGATTACCAACAAAAGGACCAACAGAAATCTCTGATAAAAAGAAAGACTAA